GGGCGTAGCAATGGAAAATTCTTGTGACATGGTTACTGAAACATTTTACTTGTTaagactgtgatatgttgttgtttatctaccttagttgaatgcattgccactctggataagagtgtctgctaaattaccaaaatgtaaatgtatatgtgaaaatgaacaactgcaaagcacactgggtatttTCATTGGCCTTGTTACAAGCAGAGCTTATTAGAGTAATACTCAGCATGCTTTGCCATGATTCATttttacatatactgtacatgtatatttagttcatttagcagatgctcttatcacaCCATAGGGCCATCATCATTTTGATACCAATGTAGAGGGAAAGGGGGCCACAAAATTGTGAACAACTATAAAGAAATGGTatagaaaagtattttgtattttgaaaatacaaattacagctttcaaaagtatcttgttacaaaatacattggactgtagttcagcccagtgtaatacaactgtcacgttcctgacctgttttctgttgtttttgtatgtgtttagtcggtcagggcgtgagttggggtgggcattctatgttatgtgtatctatgttagttaatgggttacctgatatggttctcaattagaggcaggtgtaattcatttcctctgattgagaaccatattaaggtaggatgttctcactgtttgtttgtgggtgattgtcttccgtgtctgtgtttgtcgcgccacacgggactgtttcggtttgtgtagtctattcctgttctgcgtgtttatgtaagtttttCCAgttcaggggcctgttgcacaaaactaggataagggattaagccaggatatcttggtgatcctggctcaattgatccgtaatccggttgcactaaagatggatagggggcaggaggatatgttatggtataaattaccatggagatttattctgtggagctagcctgctccagaccaggctaaattccaggatctatttaatctcatccctaatgtcagtcagcagtcaccacaaatggaaaccaatagttatttcactgctcactatacattgttatcacatataactagacccactgttattatttaaacgtttgtgatcattaatttcaatgattttggataaaaaatgatttttagatgatgttgctatcattagataatttacagtttcccatagactataaggctatatataaaatgatagaatattagggccacagaggggaaaaaaacacaagtcataatattgtaaccagttgttttaaaggaggacagttgttaaaatgacagatgtggggcatttcgtgaaattgtacttcagtatggtttcataaacaaagacatgctgatgtgccagaatattaagtatcacattgtcataagtatcaaaactgtaaaaacaatatgtagcttttctgcagaaagaaccagcctcataaatttatgactttatcctttttcttcagtgtggccctagtactctgtcatataaacaaatacacattccatatgaatataaaaacacaatgtgtaacattatgttcctttattgaataaggacaaaacaaagcaggtaaaccatcagctcctttcgaaactgaagtcacagtgactctacaagatggaaagcacagaatccaagcatattatacaaaatgatacatacacattcaaaggtctgtatataacacaccctgcatgtctgcacactaaaataaatgcaggacaaatccatacacatcaactgaacagacaaatgaatggatgcagtagcctccctgcagccttgtattacacacagtataccgcacaaacatcataagaggccaaattcgtcaaaaaacgaacccaaaaaaaaacaaattcctctgccaccgcaggacatatttaaccaaaattgaaagcacacatactaactaaaataattcaacgcatattggtccctcagcagccgaccactgtcgtcatcagggaagattgccggattgtcccagtccatggctggtggcactctgggggccctctccttcctcaggcaggccacattgtggaggacagcacaagccacggtaatatcacatgccctaacagggctgacccttaatttgtgaaggcagtgaaagcgtgccttcaggaggccaaaggtcatttcaactctggccctggtcctggcatgggcatggttgtaggcctgctgtgcttcctgggggtctgtgaaaggtgtcaggagaaaaggctggcagccataccccctgtctcccagcaacacaccagagaattcacctgtcaacacaaaatctcatcattactacctcataaacacagtgatattcttgacacagccatgatggttataaataggggttgtgtggcttaccttgtgataggcactgatagatttcagaggcccgaaagattctggagtcatggactgagccaggccattttgccacaacattgctgatcacacagtcagcattgcagaccatctgaaatcataagatgaggaatattacaccaatcaatgcacatcactggcaatgcagagtgttcgtcaatggacaatatcaaaaagttatgttcacctgaacattaatgctgtgaaaggatttcctattcacaaaatcggcctcatgggcacctgagggggcttttatccttatgtgtgtgcagtccactgcaccaatgacattggggaaacctgtcacacaaagtaatgagtatcctactatgtgttaacagttgtcctgtaatttgtagatcctcttacctgcaatcctatagaactcctctttgatgtcacagagtcttctgtggccagggaaggagatgaagacatctgctaatgctttgatagccagacacacactccttattgtgcggcaaattgtggccttgttcagctgttctgcatcccccactgagtacaggaaggctccactagcaaaaaagcgcaaggccacacaaa
The sequence above is a segment of the Salvelinus alpinus chromosome 1, SLU_Salpinus.1, whole genome shotgun sequence genome. Coding sequences within it:
- the LOC139581397 gene encoding putative nuclease HARBI1 isoform X2 yields the protein MNPIKCDRVKAPVQQQQHMMETMMRRRPSLWIPEGMRYLCRLLGPRIKHRTARSHALSVEQMVCVALRFFASGAFLYSVGDAEQLNKATICRTIRSVCLAIKALADVFISFPGHRRLCDIKEEFYRIAGFPNVIGAVDCTHIRIKAPSGAHEADFVNRKSFHSINVQMVCNADCVISNVVAKWPGSVHDSRIFRASEIYQCLSQGEFSGVLLGDRGYGCQPFLLTPFTDPQEAQQAYNHAHARTRARVEMTFGLLKARFHCLHKLRVSPVRACDITVACAVLHNVACLRKERAPRVPPAMDWDNPAIFPDDDSGRLLRDQYALNYFS
- the LOC139581397 gene encoding putative nuclease HARBI1 isoform X5 codes for the protein MLIQVKAPVQQQQHMMETMMRRRPSLWIPEGMSGAFLYSVGDAEQLNKATICRTIRSVCLAIKALADVFISFPGHRRLCDIKEEFYRIAGFPNVIGAVDCTHIRIKAPSGAHEADFVNRKSFHSINVQMVCNADCVISNVVAKWPGSVHDSRIFRASEIYQCLSQGEFSGVLLGDRGYGCQPFLLTPFTDPQEAQQAYNHAHARTRARVEMTFGLLKARFHCLHKLRVSPVRACDITVACAVLHNVACLRKERAPRVPPAMDWDNPAIFPDDDSGRLLRDQYALNYFS
- the LOC139581397 gene encoding putative nuclease HARBI1 isoform X1 gives rise to the protein MKAQNCVFLSALTMACPFVRDVVDEEALVLRRAFRRERVFRDRLDPLAFPDDHLYERYRFSADGIRYLCRLLGPRIKHRTARSHALSVEQMVCVALRFFASGAFLYSVGDAEQLNKATICRTIRSVCLAIKALADVFISFPGHRRLCDIKEEFYRIAGFPNVIGAVDCTHIRIKAPSGAHEADFVNRKSFHSINVQMVCNADCVISNVVAKWPGSVHDSRIFRASEIYQCLSQGEFSGVLLGDRGYGCQPFLLTPFTDPQEAQQAYNHAHARTRARVEMTFGLLKARFHCLHKLRVSPVRACDITVACAVLHNVACLRKERAPRVPPAMDWDNPAIFPDDDSGRLLRDQYALNYFS
- the LOC139581397 gene encoding putative nuclease HARBI1 isoform X3 — its product is MLIQVKAPVQQQQHMMETMMRRRPSLWIPEGMRYLCRLLGPRIKHRTARSHALSVEQMVCVALRFFASGAFLYSVGDAEQLNKATICRTIRSVCLAIKALADVFISFPGHRRLCDIKEEFYRIAGFPNVIGAVDCTHIRIKAPSGAHEADFVNRKSFHSINVQMVCNADCVISNVVAKWPGSVHDSRIFRASEIYQCLSQGEFSGVLLGDRGYGCQPFLLTPFTDPQEAQQAYNHAHARTRARVEMTFGLLKARFHCLHKLRVSPVRACDITVACAVLHNVACLRKERAPRVPPAMDWDNPAIFPDDDSGRLLRDQYALNYFS
- the LOC139581397 gene encoding putative nuclease HARBI1 isoform X4, translated to MNPIKCDRVKAPVQQQQHMMETMMRRRPSLWIPEGMSGAFLYSVGDAEQLNKATICRTIRSVCLAIKALADVFISFPGHRRLCDIKEEFYRIAGFPNVIGAVDCTHIRIKAPSGAHEADFVNRKSFHSINVQMVCNADCVISNVVAKWPGSVHDSRIFRASEIYQCLSQGEFSGVLLGDRGYGCQPFLLTPFTDPQEAQQAYNHAHARTRARVEMTFGLLKARFHCLHKLRVSPVRACDITVACAVLHNVACLRKERAPRVPPAMDWDNPAIFPDDDSGRLLRDQYALNYFS